In Capra hircus breed San Clemente unplaced genomic scaffold, ASM170441v1, whole genome shotgun sequence, the following proteins share a genomic window:
- the ITGB1BP2 gene encoding integrin beta-1-binding protein 2 — MSLLCHNKGCGQHFDPQTNLPDSCYHHPGVPIFHDALKGWSCCRKRTVDFSEFLNIKGCTVGPHCAEKLPEGPGTSSSLQEQRPPNVIPKSAETLRRERPKSELLPKLLPLNISQALEMALEQKELDQEPGAGVDSSLIRIGASCQNPGCDAVYQGLESDATPCTYHPGAPQFHEGVKSWSCCGIQTLDFGAFLAQPGCRVGRHDWGKQLPASCRHDWHQTDSLVVVTIYGQIPLPAFNWVKASQTELHVHTVFDGNRVFQAQMKLWGVIDVEQSSVSLMPSRVEISLVKADPGSWAQLEHPDALAEKAKAEVGLEMDEEESEDSDDDLSWTEEEEEEEAMGE; from the exons ATGTCTCTACTCTGCCATAACAAAGGCTGTGGGCAGCATTTTGACCCCCAAACCAACCTTCCTG ATTCCTGTTACCATCACCCTGGGGTCCCAATCTTCCATGATGCACTTAAG GGTTGGTCCTGCTGCCGGAAGCGAACTGTAGATTTCTCTGAGTTTCTAAACATCAAG GGCTGTACTGTGGGACCACACTGTGCTGAGAAGCTCCCTGAGGGCCCTGGTACAAGCAGTTCACTTCAGGAGCAAAGACCTCCGAATGTGATTCCAAAGTCAGCAGAGACTTTGCGTCGGGAGAGGCCCAA GTCAGAGTTGCTTCCAAAGTTGCTTCCGCTAAATATATCCCAAGCCCTGGAAATGGCACTGGAACAGAAGGAATTAGACCAAGAACCTGGAGCAG GAGTTGACAGTAGCTTGATCCGGATTGGGGCCAGCTGCCAGAACCCAGGATGTGATGCT GTATACCAAGGCCTGGAGAGTGATGCTACTCCGTGTACCTACCACCCTGGAGCACCTCAATTCCATGAGGG GGTGAAATCTTGGAGCTGTTGTGGCATCCAGACCCTGGATTTTGGGGCATTCCTGGCACAGCCAGGATGCAGAGTTGGTAGACATGATTGGGGGAAGCAG CTGCCAGCATCTTGCCGTCATGATTGGCATCAGACAGATTCCTTAGTAGTGGTGACTATATATGGCCAGATTCCACTTCCTGCATTCAACTGGGTGAAGGCCAGTCAAACTGAG CTTCATGTCCACACTGTCTTTGATGGTAACCGTGTGTTCCAAGCACAGATGAAGCTCTGGGGG gTCATAGACGTGGAGCAGAGCTCTGTCTCCTTGATGCCATCTCGGGTTGAAATTTCCCTGGTCAAGGCTGACCCAGGATCCTGGGCCCAGCTGGAGCACCCCGATGCACTGGCTGAGAAGGCTAAGGCAGAGGTTGGGTTAGAGATGGATGAGGAAGAGTCTGAGGATTCAGATGATGACTTGAGctggacagaggaggaggaagaggaggaagcaatGGGAGAATAG
- the NONO gene encoding non-POU domain-containing octamer-binding protein → MQSNKTFNLEKQNHTPRKHHQHHHQQHHQQQQQQPPPPPMPANGQQASSQNEGLTIDLKNFRKPGEKTFTQRSRLFVGNLPPDITEEEMRKLFEKYGKAGEVFIHKDKGFGFIRLETRTLAEIAKVELDNMPLRGKQLRVRFACHSASLTVRNLPQYVSNELLEEAFSVFGQVERAVVIVDDRGRPSGKGIVEFSGKPAARKALDRCSEGSFLLTTFPRPVTVEPMDQLDDEEGLPEKLVIKNQQFHKEREQPPRFAQPGSFEYEYAMRWKALIEMEKQQQDQVDRNIKEAREKLEMEMEAARHEHQVMLMRQDLMRRQEELRRMEELHNQEVQKRKQLELRQEEERRRREEEMRRQQEEMMRRQQEGFKGTFPDAREQEIRMGQMAMGGAMGINNRGAMPPAPVPAGTPAPPGPATMMPDGTLGLTPPTTERFGQAATMEGIGAIGGTPPAFNRAAPGAEFAPNKRRRY, encoded by the exons ATGCAGAGCAATAAAACTTTTAACTTGGAGAAACAAAACCACACTCCAAGGAAGCATCATCAACATCACCATCAGCAGCACcaccagcagcaacagcagcagccaccACCTCCACCAATGCCTGCAAATGGGCAGCAAGCCAGCAGCCAGA ATGAAGGCTTGACTATTGACCTGAAGAATTTTAGGAAACCAGGAGAGAAGACCTTCACCCAGCGTAGTCGGCTCTTTGTGGGCAATCTTCCTCCTGACATCACTGAGgaggagatgaggaaactgtttGAGAAATATGGGAAGGCAGGCGAAGTCTTCATTCATAAGGACAAGGGCTTTGGCTTTATCCGCTTG GAAACACGAACCCTAGCGGAGATTGCCAAAGTAGAACTGGACAACATGCCACTCCGTGGAAAGCAGCTGCGTGTGCGCTTTGCCTGCCATAGTGCATCCCTTACAGTCCGAAACCTTCCTCAGTATGTGTCCAATGAACTGCTGGAGGAGGCCTTTTCTGTGTTCGGCCAGGTGGAGAGGGCTGTAGTCATTGTGGATGATCGAGGCAGGCCCTCAGGAAAAGGCATTGTTGAATTCTCAGGGAAGCCAGCTGCTCGAAAAGCTCTGGACAGATGCAGTGAAGGCTCCTTCCTGCTAACCAC aTTTCCTCGACCTGTGACTGTGGAGCCCATGGACCAGTTAGATGATGAAGAGGGACTCCCAGAGAAGCTGGTTATAAAGAATCAGCAATTTCACAA AGAGCGAGAACAGCCACCCAGATTTGCACAGCCTGGCTCCTTTGAGTATGAGTATGCCATGCGCTGGAAGGCACTTATTGAGATGGaaaagcagcagcaggaccaAGTGGACCGAAACATCAAGGAAGCTCGTGAGaagctggagatggaaatggaggCTGCTCGCCATGAGCACCAGGTCATGCTGATGAGGCAGG ATTTGATGAGGCGCCAAGAAGAACTTCGGAGGATGGAAGAGCTGCACAATCAAGAAGTGCAAAAACGAAAGCAGCTGGAGCTCAG gcaggaggaggagcGCAGGCGCCGAGAGGAAGAGATGCGGCGGCAACAAGAAGAAATGATGCGACGACAGCAGGAAGGATTCAAGGGAACCTTCCCTGATGCG agAGAGCAGGAGATACGGATGGGTCAGATGGCTATGGGAG GTGCTATGGGCATAAACAACAGAGGCGCCATGCCCCCTGCTCCTGTGCCAGCTGGTACCCCAGCTCCTCCAGGACCAGCCACTATGATGCCAGATGGAACCTTGGGATTG ACCCCACCAACAACTGAACGGTTTGGCCAAGCTGCTACAATGGAAGGAATTGGAGCAATTGGTGGAACCCCTCCTGCATTCAACCGTGCAGCTCCTGGAGCTGAATTTGCTCCAAACAAACGTCGCCGATACTAA